One genomic region from Uloborus diversus isolate 005 chromosome 2, Udiv.v.3.1, whole genome shotgun sequence encodes:
- the LOC129216524 gene encoding beta-1,4-galactosyltransferase galt-1-like, with the protein MEDIYMYSAFWDNRSTNASFVRVIGAASDIERKVNILKCLLKFDKNERTYHEVPVSFDIIIEHHNKLFKVVYLKCIPELELAPRFVSIVPHAQNITTNGIKWIQVHAIKSEIKAKRIGLCVRPMFNYTDVFRITEFIAYYEALGVDHFAFYNYDSSTDIQKMINLAQKNNYSIDWLPWNLPIRHSKIWALGQLGSINDCFYRYMSVLSHIVVVDLDEFITPRKVNNIQELLASHDIPEKNTSSFVIRSTVFCSEYEKDTFEGYIPPFVTQTSTRREKYVYPFLVRTKYIAKPHRVVVAGVHQVWEFLPGYEERFVPVSHAMVHHYRADLCVGERQQFLDAGVIDVMSRKYLSNLLKSKVFGLWEKTFSSRKLCS; encoded by the coding sequence ATGGAAGACATTTACATGTATTCTGCTTTTTGGGATAATAGATCTACCAATGCTTCATTTGTTCGGGTTATAGGTGCTGCTTCTGATATCGAAAGAAAAGTTAACATTTTGAAATGCTTgcttaaatttgataaaaatgaaagaaCTTACCACGAAGTACCTGTGTCATTCGATATCATCATTGAGCACCACAACAAACTTTTTAAAGTAGTTTATCTGAAATGCATTCCTGAACTTGAACTGGCGCCACGATTTGTATCTATAGTACCTCACGCTCAGAACATAACAACAAATGGtataaaatggattcaagttcatgcCATAAAATCCGAAATCAAAGCAAAGCGAATTGGTTTATGCGTGAGACCAATGTTCAACTACACTGATGTATTTCGAATTACGGAGTTTATTGCATACTATGAAGCACTTGGAGTTGATCATTTTGCATTCTACAATTATGATTCTTCCACTGACATACAAAAAATGATTAACTTAGCACAAAAGAATAATTACTCTATAGACTGGTTACCATGGAATTTGCCTATACGTCATAGTAAAATATGGGCACTAGGACAATTGGGAAGCATCAATGATTGCTTCTACAGGTACATGTCCGTTCTTTCGCACATAGTTGTTGTCGATTTAGATGAGTTCATCACTCCTCGGAAAGTAAATAATATACAAGAACTGCTTGCTTCTCACGACATCCCAGAAAAAAACACATCCAGCTTTGTCATCAGAAGTACAGTGTTCTGTTCAGAATATGAGAAAGATACTTTTGAGGGCTATATTCCCCCCTTCGTGACTCAAACAAGCACTCGTCGAGAAAAATACGTCTACCCCTTTCTTGTTCGAACAAAGTACATTGCAAAGCCACACAGGGTTGTCGTTGCTGGTGTTCATCAGGTTTGGGAATTCCTGCCAGGGTATGAAGAACGATTTGTACCTGTATCACATGCCATGGTTCATCATTATCGAGCAGATCTGTGCGTAGGAGAAAGGCAACAATTTCTAGACGCAGGAGTAATTGATGTTATGTCAAGGAAATACTTGAGTAACTTGCTAAAATCCAAAGTTTTTGGATTGTGGGAGAAAACCTTTTCGTCACGAAAGCTTTGTAGCTGA